Proteins from a genomic interval of Flammeovirgaceae bacterium SG7u.111:
- a CDS encoding DUF3365 domain-containing protein, whose product MYIEKGKEVAQQSFLALSSQLMGAMKEGGAVHAINYCNLQAVPLTDSLSKAYQVAIKRTSDKWRNEKNKPTELEAEIISWYLEDKKVGRELLPKVVSLKDNEVLFAAPILINSQCLKCHGTPADIDDQSLDLLKKHYPNDDAQGYKPNDLRGIWSITFKSPKY is encoded by the coding sequence ATGTATATAGAGAAGGGAAAGGAGGTAGCCCAGCAGTCGTTTTTAGCGCTTAGTAGCCAGTTGATGGGGGCGATGAAGGAAGGAGGAGCTGTTCATGCCATTAATTATTGCAACCTCCAGGCAGTACCGTTGACGGACTCTCTTTCAAAAGCCTATCAGGTTGCTATTAAGAGGACATCGGACAAATGGAGAAATGAAAAAAACAAGCCTACAGAACTGGAAGCTGAGATAATAAGCTGGTACTTAGAGGACAAGAAAGTGGGCAGGGAACTTTTGCCAAAGGTTGTAAGTTTAAAGGATAATGAAGTGCTATTTGCAGCACCCATTCTTATCAACTCACAATGCCTCAAGTGCCACGGCACACCTGCTGATATTGATGACCAATCACTTGACCTACTCAAAAAGCATTACCCAAACGATGATGCACAAGGTTATAAGCCAAATGACTTAAGGGGTATCTGGAGTATTACGTTCAAGTCACCCAAATACTAA
- a CDS encoding universal stress protein: MSTLNKILVPTDFSEEANNALEVAVEIARFCNADITLLHIVDVPSIGSHSVTGDAINMNISGGDAGGDPMIYKGYMSRLVSITKQKISEIKEKYDDVNLKEHIVFDNMQKHLAQFVVKDKTDLIIMGSKGSSGINEILVGSNTERVIRTSKIPVMTIKSQVEEFYPKNIVFASNFIDVSDEAIDNLKLFQKLFSSTLHFVKIVTPNNFETTPDTEVLIESFAQENEFDDYTVNVFNYYTEEEGIRAFGHTLNADLLSLTTHGRKGISHLLFGSIAEEVVNHAIKPVLTFNEQH; this comes from the coding sequence ATGTCAACACTTAATAAAATATTAGTACCCACCGATTTTTCAGAAGAAGCTAACAACGCACTTGAAGTAGCAGTAGAAATAGCAAGATTTTGCAATGCAGATATAACTCTATTACATATTGTTGATGTACCTTCAATTGGTTCTCATTCCGTTACGGGCGATGCTATCAATATGAATATTAGCGGCGGAGATGCGGGTGGTGACCCTATGATTTATAAGGGATATATGAGCCGTTTGGTGAGCATAACCAAGCAAAAAATTTCTGAGATTAAGGAGAAATATGACGATGTAAATTTGAAGGAGCATATTGTATTCGATAATATGCAAAAGCACTTAGCCCAGTTTGTAGTGAAGGACAAAACTGATTTGATCATTATGGGTTCTAAAGGCTCTAGCGGGATCAATGAGATATTGGTAGGTTCAAACACGGAGCGGGTGATACGTACTTCCAAAATCCCTGTAATGACAATCAAAAGCCAAGTAGAGGAGTTTTACCCCAAAAATATTGTTTTTGCATCTAACTTCATAGATGTTTCGGATGAGGCAATTGACAACCTGAAATTGTTCCAAAAACTATTTAGTTCTACCCTGCATTTTGTTAAAATTGTCACCCCAAATAATTTTGAAACTACACCGGATACGGAGGTGCTGATAGAGAGTTTTGCACAAGAAAATGAGTTTGATGATTATACCGTGAATGTGTTTAATTATTATACAGAGGAAGAAGGCATCCGTGCATTTGGTCATACACTCAATGCTGACTTACTATCCCTCACCACTCATGGGCGTAAAGGGATTTCCCATTTGCTGTTTGGTAGCATTGCCGAAGAAGTTGTTAACCATGCTATAAAACCCGTATTGACATTTAATGAACAACATTGA
- a CDS encoding (2Fe-2S)-binding protein, producing the protein MASFKLHVNGKEMQVEASSETPLLWVLRDNLNLTGTKYGCGIAQCGACTIHLNGSAMRSCSLPVSAVGESKITTIEGLSEQGDHPVQLAWKEIDVPQCGYCQAGQIMSATSLLSKNSNPTDDDIDAAMTGNICRCGTYKRIRQAIHVAAGKGGAQ; encoded by the coding sequence ATGGCTTCTTTTAAGCTCCATGTAAATGGAAAGGAAATGCAGGTGGAGGCAAGCTCCGAAACCCCATTGCTTTGGGTATTGAGGGACAACTTGAATCTCACTGGCACAAAATACGGTTGCGGCATAGCCCAATGCGGGGCATGCACTATCCACCTCAACGGCAGTGCCATGCGCTCTTGCTCCCTTCCCGTTTCGGCAGTGGGAGAATCAAAAATCACTACTATAGAAGGACTTTCCGAACAGGGCGACCATCCAGTCCAACTGGCTTGGAAGGAAATTGATGTACCGCAATGTGGCTATTGCCAAGCGGGGCAAATAATGTCGGCTACTTCGCTGCTGAGCAAAAACAGCAACCCAACCGACGACGATATAGACGCAGCAATGACAGGAAACATCTGCCGCTGTGGCACTTACAAACGCATAAGGCAAGCAATCCACGTTGCCGCAGGAAAAGGAGGCGCACAATGA